From Pseudomonas hefeiensis, one genomic window encodes:
- a CDS encoding ammonium transporter, with amino-acid sequence MENMQSAVDNLVHSSNTLFILLGAVMVLAMHAGFAFLEVGTVRQKNQVNALSKILSDFAVSTLAYFFVGYWISYGVTFLQPAAALNVDHGYSLVKFFFLLTFAAAIPAIISGGIAERARFSLQLCATVLIVAFVYPFFEGVVWNGNFGLQAWLQARFGAGFHDFAGSVVVHAMGGWLALAAVLLLGPRNGRYRDGRLVAFAPSSIPFLALGSWILIVGWFGFNVMSAQTLPAVSGLVAINSLMAMVGGTVAALVVGRNDPGFLHNGPLAGLVAICAGSDLMHPIGALVTGAIAGALFVWCFTAAQGKWKIDDVLGVWPLHGLCGVWGGIACGIFGQSALGGLGGVSLISQLIGTTLGIVVALCGGFAVYGAIKVVLGLRLTQEQEYYGADLSIHKIGAVSQD; translated from the coding sequence ATGGAAAATATGCAAAGCGCCGTGGACAATCTGGTCCATAGCTCCAACACGCTGTTCATTCTGCTGGGTGCAGTCATGGTTCTGGCGATGCATGCCGGTTTCGCGTTCCTTGAAGTGGGGACGGTACGGCAGAAGAACCAGGTTAACGCACTGTCGAAAATTCTCAGCGATTTCGCTGTCTCGACCCTGGCCTATTTCTTCGTAGGCTACTGGATTTCCTACGGCGTGACCTTTCTGCAACCTGCTGCGGCGCTCAACGTCGATCATGGTTACAGCCTGGTGAAATTTTTCTTCCTGTTGACATTTGCCGCCGCGATCCCGGCGATCATTTCCGGCGGTATTGCCGAGCGTGCCCGATTTTCGCTTCAATTGTGCGCCACGGTATTGATCGTGGCGTTTGTTTATCCGTTTTTCGAAGGCGTGGTCTGGAACGGCAATTTCGGCCTGCAAGCCTGGTTGCAAGCCCGGTTCGGCGCGGGCTTTCATGATTTTGCAGGCTCCGTGGTCGTGCATGCCATGGGCGGATGGCTGGCGCTGGCCGCTGTGCTCTTGCTAGGGCCGCGTAACGGCCGCTACCGGGACGGTCGCTTGGTCGCGTTCGCGCCTTCGAGCATTCCTTTCCTGGCCTTGGGGTCGTGGATTCTGATTGTCGGCTGGTTCGGCTTCAACGTGATGAGCGCCCAGACGCTGCCGGCGGTGAGCGGGTTGGTGGCGATCAATTCATTGATGGCCATGGTCGGCGGGACCGTGGCGGCGTTGGTCGTCGGGCGCAACGACCCCGGTTTTTTGCACAACGGTCCGTTGGCCGGGCTGGTCGCGATCTGTGCCGGTTCGGACCTGATGCACCCGATTGGCGCACTCGTGACCGGCGCTATCGCGGGTGCCTTGTTTGTCTGGTGTTTCACCGCGGCCCAGGGCAAGTGGAAGATCGACGATGTGCTCGGTGTCTGGCCGCTCCACGGGCTGTGCGGTGTCTGGGGCGGCATTGCTTGCGGCATCTTCGGCCAGAGCGCTCTGGGCGGCTTGGGCGGGGTCAGTTTGATCAGCCAACTGATCGGCACCACGCTGGGTATTGTCGTTGCCCTGTGCGGCGGGTTCGCGGTGTATGGCGCGATCAAGGTTGTGTTGGGGCTGCGGCTGACCCAGGAACAGGAGTATTACGGCGCCGACCTTTCGATCCACAAGATCGGCGCAGTCAGTCAGGACTGA
- a CDS encoding transporter substrate-binding domain-containing protein translates to MATPGVPEPYTLMGRSTAAHIEVLLDNAHRGRLQDRQELVLGTSAPDYPPFDLSTSGRDYEGMTADYAGVIARAIGLPMRVLRFGSRDEAIWALKHGKIDMLGTANGFEARTPGIVLSTPYAVDQPVLVTRTNESRSLTEDLKGLRLSMVYHYLPLREIEKLYPKAIITTYPSYQNAINAVAFGQADVFLGDTISTHYMISKGYLSNIRMASFGKHESYGFGFAVRSNDTRLLEAINATLNQISIAEQAAISKRWSAGSDLYLTEHKIQLTAREKRWLARHPVVRVVVNETAAPFTFFDSDGDFRGISADLLELIRLRTGIRLEIQRSQSDSEMIAAVLNGQADMIAALLPSSERQQQLKFSRPYVDSSFVLLTRKQSDTPATLDQFGDRSLAITKGNPVIEWLRSQYPSIRIIETVDPLHAVEMLAHGQVDGGVNSLVMANYFISSHSLRDTLQISSTVGTQQAMFSLATAKNTPELNAILDKALTSIDPDELGVINNRWRGYVSASEHAWRTYNRLFFQIVAAVGLLLLLSLAWNAYMQRQIRQRQRAELALNDQLEFMHSLLNGTPHPIYVRDRNGFLQSCNDSYLQTFNVKREEVIGKNVMPGSMSNAFEAREYQADYQRVMAEGTPLLMDRPLHIGDNKLTIYHWILPYRNSSAEVQGIIGGWIDISERRQLFDELRAAKERADDANRAKSTFLATMSHEIRTPMNAVIGMLELALKHADKGHLDRSTIEVAYESASGMLELIGDILDIARIESGHLSLAPERVNLRAMLQSVIRVFEGIARQKNLELSLLFDPVEGNPDVLIDPLRFKQVLSNLISNALKFTEEGQVQIKVQLSRVARDDALHMQLEVSDSGIGIRPADLQRLFEPFSQVDNTGRMARTGAGLGLVISRNLCQMMGGSLHMSSQPGIGTQVQVSLQLTTLPKTAVGTPPEPVIDTAAAALSVLVVDDHPANRLLMSQQLEYLGHHYHVAHDGAQGLKAWREGDFDLVIADCNMPIMDGYELARSIRRHERERALPRCTILGFTANAQPEEKPRCQEAGMDDCLFKPISLSALSQWMKTVRSAGRPGVFNVQSLQALTGGNPLSIRRLLEELLNSNRSDRQELLDVARGGNRQALTETAHKIKGVARIVQATSLIQRCEALEHACHKAQGPEPIGEYTKALDHALIDLERALETEIAKAK, encoded by the coding sequence ATGGCGACGCCGGGAGTGCCCGAGCCCTACACGCTCATGGGACGTTCGACTGCGGCTCATATCGAAGTCCTGCTCGATAACGCCCACCGTGGCCGGTTGCAGGACCGGCAGGAATTGGTCCTGGGAACGTCCGCGCCGGATTATCCGCCTTTCGATCTTTCCACCAGCGGGCGCGACTACGAGGGCATGACCGCCGATTACGCCGGTGTTATCGCCAGGGCGATCGGGCTGCCAATGCGGGTCTTGCGATTCGGTTCCCGGGACGAGGCCATTTGGGCGCTCAAGCATGGAAAAATCGACATGCTCGGCACCGCCAACGGTTTCGAAGCCCGCACCCCCGGCATTGTGCTGTCGACGCCTTATGCAGTGGACCAGCCCGTTCTCGTCACCCGGACGAATGAAAGCCGTTCCCTGACTGAAGATCTCAAGGGGCTGCGGCTAAGCATGGTCTATCACTACCTGCCGCTGCGAGAAATTGAAAAGCTTTATCCCAAGGCGATTATCACCACCTACCCTTCTTACCAAAATGCCATAAACGCCGTGGCTTTCGGCCAGGCCGATGTCTTCCTCGGCGATACCATTTCCACCCACTACATGATCAGCAAGGGGTATTTGAGCAATATCCGCATGGCCAGCTTCGGCAAGCATGAGTCCTACGGATTCGGTTTCGCAGTCCGAAGTAACGATACCCGGCTGCTGGAGGCTATCAACGCCACGCTGAACCAGATTTCCATCGCCGAACAAGCAGCCATCTCCAAACGCTGGAGCGCAGGCAGCGACTTGTATCTGACTGAACACAAAATACAACTGACCGCCCGGGAGAAACGCTGGCTGGCAAGGCACCCGGTGGTTCGAGTCGTCGTGAATGAAACGGCGGCCCCCTTCACTTTTTTCGACTCCGATGGCGATTTTCGCGGCATCAGTGCCGACCTGCTGGAACTGATCCGGTTGCGCACCGGCATACGCCTGGAGATCCAGCGCAGTCAGAGCGACAGCGAAATGATTGCCGCGGTGCTGAACGGTCAGGCCGACATGATTGCTGCGCTGTTGCCCAGCAGCGAACGACAACAACAATTGAAGTTCAGCCGCCCCTATGTCGACAGCTCATTCGTGCTGCTGACCCGTAAACAGTCTGACACCCCGGCAACCCTCGACCAGTTCGGAGACCGAAGCCTGGCAATCACCAAAGGCAATCCGGTCATTGAATGGCTGCGCAGCCAGTATCCCAGCATCAGGATCATCGAAACCGTCGACCCCCTGCATGCCGTGGAAATGCTCGCCCACGGTCAGGTCGACGGCGGTGTGAATTCTCTGGTCATGGCCAACTACTTCATTTCATCCCACTCGCTGCGGGACACGTTGCAAATCAGCAGCACCGTAGGCACCCAGCAGGCCATGTTCTCGCTGGCCACGGCTAAAAATACCCCAGAGCTGAACGCCATTCTCGACAAAGCCTTGACCAGTATCGACCCCGACGAACTGGGCGTGATCAACAACCGTTGGCGGGGTTACGTTTCGGCATCGGAACACGCTTGGCGCACTTATAACCGCCTGTTTTTCCAGATTGTCGCCGCCGTCGGTCTCTTGTTACTGCTGTCTCTGGCATGGAATGCCTATATGCAGCGGCAGATCAGGCAACGTCAACGGGCGGAGCTGGCCCTCAATGACCAGCTTGAGTTCATGCATTCGCTGCTCAATGGCACCCCCCACCCCATCTATGTCAGAGATCGCAACGGTTTCTTGCAAAGCTGCAATGACAGTTATCTGCAGACGTTCAACGTCAAACGCGAAGAGGTCATCGGCAAGAACGTCATGCCCGGTTCCATGAGCAATGCCTTCGAAGCGCGAGAGTACCAAGCGGACTATCAGCGGGTCATGGCCGAAGGCACCCCACTGCTCATGGATCGCCCGTTGCATATCGGGGATAACAAACTGACCATCTACCATTGGATTCTCCCCTATCGCAACTCCAGCGCCGAAGTACAGGGCATCATCGGCGGCTGGATCGACATCAGCGAACGACGCCAGCTGTTCGATGAACTGCGAGCCGCCAAGGAGCGGGCCGATGATGCGAACCGCGCCAAAAGCACGTTCCTGGCGACCATGAGCCATGAAATCCGCACCCCCATGAACGCAGTGATCGGCATGCTTGAACTGGCCTTGAAACATGCCGACAAGGGTCATCTGGACCGCTCGACAATAGAAGTCGCGTACGAATCGGCTTCCGGCATGCTGGAGCTGATAGGCGACATCCTGGACATTGCACGTATCGAATCAGGTCATCTGAGCCTGGCACCTGAACGGGTCAACCTCAGGGCCATGCTGCAATCGGTCATACGGGTTTTCGAAGGCATAGCCCGGCAGAAGAACCTGGAATTGTCGCTGCTGTTCGACCCAGTCGAAGGCAACCCGGACGTCCTGATAGACCCCTTGCGATTCAAACAGGTGCTCTCGAACCTGATCAGCAATGCCCTCAAATTTACCGAAGAGGGCCAGGTACAGATCAAAGTCCAACTGTCACGAGTCGCCCGGGATGATGCCCTGCACATGCAACTGGAGGTCAGCGACAGCGGCATCGGCATCCGTCCGGCAGACCTGCAGCGCCTCTTCGAGCCTTTTTCCCAGGTCGACAATACCGGCCGGATGGCGCGAACGGGTGCGGGGCTTGGCCTGGTGATCAGTCGCAACCTGTGTCAGATGATGGGCGGCAGCCTGCACATGAGCAGCCAGCCGGGCATTGGTACCCAGGTCCAGGTTTCCCTGCAACTGACCACCCTGCCAAAGACAGCAGTCGGCACGCCCCCTGAGCCTGTCATTGATACAGCCGCGGCCGCCTTGAGTGTTCTCGTCGTGGATGATCATCCGGCCAATCGGTTGTTGATGTCGCAGCAACTGGAATACCTGGGTCATCACTACCATGTCGCCCATGATGGCGCGCAAGGGCTCAAGGCCTGGCGTGAAGGGGATTTCGATCTGGTCATTGCCGACTGCAACATGCCCATCATGGATGGTTACGAACTGGCCAGATCGATTCGTCGCCATGAGCGCGAACGAGCACTGCCGCGCTGCACCATCCTAGGGTTTACCGCCAATGCGCAACCGGAGGAAAAACCACGCTGCCAGGAGGCCGGAATGGACGACTGCCTGTTCAAACCCATCAGCCTGAGCGCCCTGAGCCAATGGATGAAAACGGTGAGATCCGCCGGCCGGCCAGGGGTTTTCAATGTGCAGAGCCTGCAGGCATTGACCGGTGGCAACCCCTTGTCCATCCGGCGCCTGTTGGAAGAACTGCTCAACAGCAATCGTTCGGACCGTCAGGAATTGCTCGACGTCGCCCGCGGTGGGAACCGGCAGGCACTGACCGAAACGGCGCACAAAATAAAAGGCGTCGCCCGAATTGTGCAGGCGACCTCGCTGATTCAGCGATGCGAAGCGCTGGAACACGCCTGTCATAAGGCTCAGGGGCCTGAACCCATTGGCGAATATACCAAGGCCCTCGATCACGCCCTGATTGACCTGGAGCGGGCCCTGGAAACCGAGATCGCCAAGGCAAAATAA
- a CDS encoding glutaredoxin family protein, which produces MPPECQLFGTLGCHLCEVAEGVLMSFVEHGLLVELVDIAESEALFERYGLRIPVLRRIDTGAELDWPFDDADQVAAFLS; this is translated from the coding sequence ATGCCTCCTGAATGCCAGTTGTTCGGCACCCTGGGTTGTCATCTTTGCGAAGTTGCCGAAGGTGTGTTGATGTCTTTCGTTGAGCATGGATTATTGGTGGAACTGGTGGATATTGCCGAGAGCGAGGCTTTATTCGAGCGTTATGGGCTACGAATCCCGGTCCTGCGCCGGATCGATACCGGCGCGGAACTGGATTGGCCTTTCGATGATGCTGATCAGGTGGCCGCTTTCCTGAGTTGA
- a CDS encoding transcriptional regulator: protein MVNVEQLKNSVNRMSVDVVREAVQELRLDGLVTEGKTPFNKLHFNTCFAEIEALFQRAGYHKQLDVVGYQGLLYALYDPGRWEAVEVLRWLKEFTEAAAKTTSIPA, encoded by the coding sequence TTGGTCAATGTCGAACAACTGAAAAACAGCGTGAACCGGATGTCCGTGGACGTTGTGCGCGAGGCGGTCCAGGAGCTGCGCCTGGACGGGCTGGTAACCGAAGGCAAGACGCCCTTCAACAAGCTGCATTTCAACACCTGCTTCGCCGAGATCGAGGCATTGTTCCAGCGTGCCGGCTACCACAAGCAACTGGATGTGGTGGGTTATCAGGGCCTGTTGTATGCATTGTACGATCCGGGTCGCTGGGAGGCGGTGGAGGTGCTGCGCTGGTTGAAAGAGTTCACCGAAGCGGCAGCAAAGACGACGTCGATCCCGGCGTGA
- a CDS encoding DUF883 family protein: MARTQAKTAQEILMEDFQTLVSDTERLLDHTATLAGDQADELRSQIHETLLRARDTLKLTEDSVRERGQAAVIATEEYVQANPWQSVGIAAGVGFLIGLLATRR, translated from the coding sequence ATGGCCAGAACCCAAGCAAAGACTGCTCAAGAAATCCTGATGGAGGATTTTCAGACGCTGGTCAGCGACACCGAACGGCTGTTGGATCACACCGCGACACTGGCCGGCGACCAGGCCGATGAGCTGCGCAGTCAGATCCACGAAACCCTCCTGCGCGCCCGCGACACCCTCAAGTTGACCGAAGACTCGGTGCGTGAGCGTGGCCAGGCTGCGGTGATTGCTACCGAGGAATACGTACAGGCCAATCCTTGGCAATCCGTCGGCATCGCAGCGGGCGTGGGCTTTCTGATCGGCCTGCTGGCGACACGGCGCTAA
- a CDS encoding deoxyguanosinetriphosphate triphosphohydrolase codes for MDWHTLLTRERLGKTLHSPEELGRSPFHKDHDRIIFSGAFRRLGRKTQVHPVSSNDHIHTRLTHSLEVSCVGRSLGMRVGETIRNVLPDWCEPSDLGMVVQSACLAHDIGNPPFGHSGEDAIRYWFQQAAGRGWLDAMSEAERNDFLNFEGNAQGFRVLTQLEYHQFDGGTRLTYATLGTYLKYPWTARHADSLGYKKHKFGCYQSELPLLEQIAHKLGLPQLEDQRWARHPLVYLMEAADDICYALIDLEDGVEMELLEYSQVESLLLDLVGDDLPDTYRQLGPLDSRRRKLAILRGKAIEHLTNAAARAFVEQQQALLAGTLPGDLVEHMHGPAKRCVLNAKDMARKKIFQDKRKTLHEIGAYTTLEILLNGFCGAALEQHGGRTPSFKNRRILDLLGNNAPDPNGSLHGAFLRMIDFIAGMTDSYASEMAQEMTGRTRQ; via the coding sequence TTGGATTGGCACACCCTGCTGACTCGCGAGCGCCTCGGGAAAACGCTGCATAGCCCGGAAGAGTTGGGCCGCAGCCCGTTCCATAAAGACCATGACCGCATCATTTTTTCCGGCGCGTTCCGGCGCCTCGGACGCAAGACGCAAGTGCATCCGGTCTCCAGCAACGACCACATCCACACACGCCTGACCCATTCGCTGGAAGTCAGTTGCGTGGGGCGCTCCCTGGGCATGCGCGTGGGAGAAACCATCCGCAACGTGCTGCCTGACTGGTGTGAGCCAAGCGACTTGGGCATGGTGGTGCAATCGGCCTGTCTGGCCCATGACATCGGCAACCCGCCATTTGGTCATTCCGGTGAAGACGCCATACGCTATTGGTTCCAGCAGGCTGCCGGTCGCGGTTGGCTGGACGCCATGAGCGAGGCCGAGCGCAATGACTTTCTCAATTTCGAAGGCAACGCCCAAGGGTTCCGGGTGCTCACGCAGCTTGAATACCACCAGTTCGACGGCGGTACGCGGCTGACTTACGCCACCCTCGGCACCTACCTGAAATACCCCTGGACCGCTCGTCACGCAGACTCCCTGGGCTACAAGAAGCACAAGTTCGGCTGCTACCAGAGCGAACTGCCATTGCTGGAGCAGATCGCCCACAAACTCGGCCTGCCTCAGCTCGAAGACCAACGCTGGGCACGGCATCCACTCGTTTACCTGATGGAAGCCGCCGATGACATCTGCTATGCGCTGATCGACCTGGAAGATGGCGTGGAAATGGAGCTGCTGGAATACTCGCAAGTAGAGTCGCTGCTTCTGGACCTGGTGGGCGACGATCTCCCGGACACTTACCGTCAGCTTGGGCCGCTGGACTCCCGACGACGCAAACTGGCGATCCTGCGGGGCAAGGCCATCGAACACCTGACCAACGCCGCGGCCAGGGCTTTCGTCGAGCAGCAGCAAGCGTTGCTGGCCGGCACGCTGCCAGGGGACCTGGTGGAGCACATGCATGGCCCAGCCAAACGCTGCGTACTGAATGCCAAGGACATGGCGCGCAAGAAAATATTCCAGGATAAGCGCAAGACCCTGCACGAGATCGGCGCTTACACCACGTTGGAAATCCTCCTCAACGGATTTTGCGGCGCCGCCCTGGAGCAGCATGGCGGTCGTACGCCGTCGTTCAAGAATCGCCGCATTCTGGATCTACTGGGCAACAACGCGCCCGATCCGAACGGCTCTTTGCATGGTGCGTTCTTGCGAATGATCGATTTTATCGCCGGGATGACCGACAGTTACGCCAGCGAAATGGCCCAGGAGATGACGGGCCGTACCCGCCAGTGA
- a CDS encoding cation:proton antiporter yields MFANLLIILASSLVVIALFRRLRLPPVLGYLCVGLAIGPTALDWVNDSEELPDLAELGVVFLLFSLGLEFSLAKMIELRRVVFGLGSLQVLCSGILLGGLLLLAGAPPIAAILLGAGLALSSTAIVSKELTSLGEIFSSHGQNAIGVLLFQDVVAVLLLTLVPVFAGSSEQPWYWALPLTLGKTLVLFGGLLLASRLLLPRLFHEVAESRSAELFVLLALVIVLLTAWLTHLLGLSPALGAFLAGMLLGESHYRHQIEADIRPFRDILLGLFFVSIGMLIDLQLFVEDGLLILGLTLGLMLIKGCVVAVLVKWQGDDGETSWRSGLALAQGGEFCFALMALMQQNRLMPADISGLLLAATFCSMLLTPLLLRAAPRIAARLHRKPNEEAQLDQISALNADLSGHVVICGYGRVGQSIGRFLRRENQAFVALDDDPVIIQEASVGERCVHYGDSRRGDLLAAVGLSRAKLLVIAVDKTDIAISVLKEARRLNPQVPILVRTRDDSQLAELQAAGASEVVPELLESSLMLASHALIMLGLPNQQVQQHVDQVRHDRYRLLHGFYPGNQDKEP; encoded by the coding sequence TTGTTTGCCAATCTGTTGATCATTCTTGCCTCGTCCCTGGTGGTCATCGCGCTGTTCAGGCGACTGCGCCTGCCACCGGTACTGGGCTATCTCTGTGTCGGCCTGGCGATCGGCCCCACCGCCCTGGACTGGGTGAACGACAGCGAAGAACTGCCAGACCTGGCTGAGCTCGGGGTAGTTTTCCTGTTGTTCTCGTTGGGGCTCGAGTTCTCCCTGGCGAAGATGATCGAACTGCGCAGGGTCGTGTTCGGCCTTGGCAGCCTGCAAGTGCTGTGCTCAGGGATACTGCTGGGCGGCTTGTTACTCCTCGCCGGCGCGCCCCCTATCGCGGCAATACTGCTCGGTGCCGGGCTGGCCTTGTCATCCACCGCTATTGTCAGCAAGGAGCTGACCAGCCTGGGGGAAATATTCAGTAGCCATGGCCAGAACGCAATCGGTGTGCTGCTGTTTCAGGATGTTGTCGCGGTGTTGCTGTTGACCCTCGTCCCCGTGTTCGCCGGCAGCAGCGAACAACCATGGTATTGGGCGTTGCCACTGACCTTGGGCAAGACCCTGGTGCTGTTCGGCGGCTTACTGCTGGCCAGTCGTCTGCTGCTGCCACGGCTGTTCCATGAAGTGGCCGAATCCCGGTCCGCTGAGCTGTTCGTGCTGCTGGCCCTGGTGATCGTATTGCTGACGGCGTGGCTGACGCATCTGCTGGGTCTGTCACCGGCCCTTGGGGCGTTTCTGGCGGGCATGTTGTTGGGGGAAAGCCATTACCGACATCAGATCGAGGCAGACATACGGCCGTTCCGCGACATTCTGCTGGGGCTGTTTTTCGTCAGCATCGGCATGTTGATCGATCTGCAATTGTTTGTGGAGGACGGCTTGCTGATCCTCGGGTTGACCTTGGGATTGATGCTCATCAAGGGCTGCGTGGTCGCCGTGCTGGTGAAATGGCAAGGGGACGACGGCGAAACCTCCTGGCGCAGTGGCCTGGCCCTGGCCCAGGGCGGCGAATTCTGTTTTGCCCTGATGGCCCTGATGCAGCAGAACCGCCTCATGCCCGCCGACATCAGCGGTCTGCTGCTGGCAGCGACCTTCTGCTCGATGCTGCTGACGCCACTGCTGCTGCGAGCCGCGCCGCGTATCGCCGCTCGCCTGCACCGCAAACCCAACGAAGAGGCGCAACTGGACCAGATAAGCGCGCTCAATGCCGACTTATCAGGTCATGTGGTCATTTGCGGATATGGTCGCGTCGGCCAGTCAATCGGAAGGTTTCTACGCCGGGAAAACCAGGCGTTCGTCGCCCTGGATGACGACCCGGTCATCATTCAGGAAGCCAGCGTCGGGGAACGCTGCGTGCACTATGGAGATTCACGCCGGGGCGACCTGCTGGCCGCCGTCGGGCTGAGTCGCGCCAAGCTGTTGGTGATCGCCGTGGACAAAACAGATATCGCCATCAGCGTGCTCAAGGAAGCCCGCCGGCTCAATCCGCAGGTGCCGATTCTGGTGCGCACCCGCGATGACAGCCAATTGGCGGAGTTGCAGGCTGCCGGGGCCAGCGAAGTGGTCCCGGAACTGCTGGAGTCAAGCCTGATGCTGGCCTCCCACGCGCTGATCATGCTCGGGCTGCCGAACCAACAGGTCCAGCAGCATGTAGATCAGGTCCGCCACGACCGCTATCGCTTGCTACACGGTTTTTACCCTGGGAATCAGGACAAAGAGCCGTAG
- a CDS encoding phage holin family protein, which produces MGVDESGSSEAGTQPTARRLGAAFLGLLHSHVELFGIELQEQKARTVSLLLFAGLALVFALLLLVGLSALVLILVWDTYRLAGIIGLCLFYLLAALFCGLRLKAAIYDESSPFHATLEELANDRERLLP; this is translated from the coding sequence ATGGGCGTTGACGAATCCGGCTCGTCCGAAGCGGGCACACAACCTACGGCGCGCCGCCTGGGCGCAGCGTTCCTCGGGTTGCTGCACAGCCACGTCGAATTGTTCGGCATTGAACTTCAGGAACAGAAGGCGCGCACCGTCAGCCTGCTGTTATTCGCAGGGCTGGCGCTTGTTTTCGCGTTGCTGCTGCTGGTTGGGCTGTCGGCGCTGGTACTGATCCTGGTGTGGGATACCTATCGTCTGGCCGGAATTATCGGCCTGTGCCTGTTTTATCTGCTGGCGGCGTTGTTCTGTGGCCTGCGGCTCAAGGCAGCCATCTATGACGAGTCCTCACCCTTCCATGCCACTTTGGAAGAACTGGCCAACGACCGGGAGCGCCTGTTGCCATGA
- a CDS encoding response regulator transcription factor, giving the protein MNSVFIVDDHPVIRLAVRMLLEHEGYKVVGETDNGVDAMQMVRECMPDLVILDISIPKLDGLEILSRFNAMTTPLKTLVLTAQSPTLFGIRCMQSGASGYVCKQEDLSELVSAIKAVLSGYNYFPSQALNPVRHDDPRSMELELFKSVNDRELMVLQLFAQGRTNKEIAKGMFLSNKTVSTYKKRLMQKLKVKSLVELIEMAKRNALV; this is encoded by the coding sequence ATGAACTCCGTTTTCATTGTCGACGACCATCCAGTCATCCGCCTCGCCGTGCGCATGCTCCTGGAGCATGAAGGCTATAAAGTCGTAGGGGAAACTGACAACGGCGTCGATGCGATGCAAATGGTGCGCGAATGCATGCCGGACCTGGTCATCCTGGACATCAGCATACCCAAACTTGACGGGCTGGAAATCCTCTCGCGCTTCAACGCCATGACCACTCCGCTTAAAACCTTGGTGCTCACGGCCCAATCCCCAACGCTCTTCGGCATTCGATGCATGCAATCCGGCGCCTCCGGATACGTTTGTAAACAGGAAGACCTCAGCGAGTTGGTTAGCGCGATCAAAGCCGTGCTGTCAGGCTACAACTATTTCCCCAGCCAAGCGCTGAACCCTGTCCGTCATGATGATCCGCGCAGTATGGAGTTGGAACTTTTCAAGAGTGTCAATGACCGTGAGCTGATGGTGCTGCAACTTTTTGCTCAAGGCCGTACCAACAAGGAAATAGCCAAAGGCATGTTTCTAAGCAACAAGACCGTTAGCACTTACAAAAAAAGGCTGATGCAGAAACTCAAAGTCAAATCCCTGGTAGAGCTGATTGAAATGGCAAAGCGCAACGCGCTGGTGTGA